TTCCGCCGCCTGTTTATTCACGTAGTCAAACATTTCCCGGTAGTTCCCTCTCATTACGGCCTCATAAGCCGCAAACTGGCTGTAATAAAAAGCATCTTTCAACTGAACGTCGCGTTTGTCCCGAAGGACTAGCTCATAGAGCTTCACGCCCAGTATGTTCCGCACCCCCCTGTCAAGCTCCCCGTAAGTGTCTTTCAGGTTCTCAACCGGAGCAAGCAGTACGGAAATTTGCACCAGGGATCCATCCCGGTTTATTTCAAATGCGTGGATATAACTCTGGCTTTTCAGAAAGTCCGCCAGGGGCTGTTCAACGCTGAACCTGTTAAACAGCCAGTGTGCGCCCCAGAAGACCACCAGGCTGGCCACCAGGACCAGCAGGATTATAGGTATCCGCAAACCCCGCCAGGGCATCCTCGATTCACCTTCTTTTTAAACCAGTTTTCCCAGAATATCATATTCGAGACCCCTGGTCACTAAAACATTTACAAAATCTCCGGCCCCGGGTCCGTGGTTTCCGGCTGTAAAATAGACTTTTCCGTCGACTTCAGGGCTGTCCGCTTCTGATCGGCCGAAGTATAAATTGCTTTTTTTATCTTTCCCATCCACGAGCACAGTTATTTTACCGCCAACCAAAGACTGGTTGTATTGAAGGGAAATCTGCCGCTGCAGAGCCATTGCCCGGTGGTAGCGTTCCTCTTTGATTTCTTCCGGAACCTGGCTCGCCATCAGCATAGCCGCTGTCCCCTCTTCAGGATAAAACTTAAAAACGCCGGCCCGCTCAAACGACATATTCTTCATGAAATCAATCAACTCTTCAAAATCCCGCTTGCTTTCACCAGGAAAACCAACCATGAAGGTCGTCCTCAAGGCAAGGCCGGGGATGGCTGCCCGCAGTTTTAAAATCAGCTTTCTAATTTCGGAAACGTTTTGGCGGCGGTTCATCCGGAGCAGTATTTCATCGCTGGCGTGCTGTATAGGGATGTCAAGATAACGGCAGATTTTTGGTTCACCGGCAAGGACATCAATAAGTTCCCCGGTGAAACGATCTGCCGAACAGTACATCAGTCGCAGCCAGGAAAGGTCCGTAATTTCTGCAAGACACTTGAGTAAATCCGCCAGCCGGTATTTGCCGTACAAATCAATCCCGTAACTGGATGTATCCTGGGCAATCAAGATAATCTCTTTCACACCCTGAGCCGCCAGCAGCCCAGCCTCTTCCTCAACGGATTCAATCGTCCGGCTCCTATAATGCCCCCTGATTGCCGGTATAATGCAAAAAGCGCAGCGGCGGCTGCAGCCTTCGGCGATCTTCAGGTACGCGGTATGGGGAGGGGTTGCCCTTAATCTGGGCAGGGAGGATGTAATTTCATACTGCGGCCCGCTTATCTCACAAAACCTTTCTCCGTCCAGAGCACGCTTGACAAGCCCGGCAACCTGCAGCACAGATCCTGTGCCAAAGAAACCGTCCACTTCGGGTAATTCCTCCAGAAGCTGTCTGCCGTAACGCTGCGGCATACAGCCACAGACAAGCAGAACCCGGCAGGCGCCGGATTTTTTATAACGGGAA
The nucleotide sequence above comes from Desulfotomaculum sp.. Encoded proteins:
- the rimO gene encoding 30S ribosomal protein S12 methylthiotransferase RimO, which codes for MSYRVGLISLGCAKNLVDSEIMLGLLKEAGFEITSSEEEAEALIVNTCSFIEPAQMESIKNILELSRYKKSGACRVLLVCGCMPQRYGRQLLEELPEVDGFFGTGSVLQVAGLVKRALDGERFCEISGPQYEITSSLPRLRATPPHTAYLKIAEGCSRRCAFCIIPAIRGHYRSRTIESVEEEAGLLAAQGVKEIILIAQDTSSYGIDLYGKYRLADLLKCLAEITDLSWLRLMYCSADRFTGELIDVLAGEPKICRYLDIPIQHASDEILLRMNRRQNVSEIRKLILKLRAAIPGLALRTTFMVGFPGESKRDFEELIDFMKNMSFERAGVFKFYPEEGTAAMLMASQVPEEIKEERYHRAMALQRQISLQYNQSLVGGKITVLVDGKDKKSNLYFGRSEADSPEVDGKVYFTAGNHGPGAGDFVNVLVTRGLEYDILGKLV